In Luteolibacter rhizosphaerae, the genomic window AGCGCGGCGGCCCGGACTTCACCTATCGTTTGGAAATCCTGCGTCGTGACGCGGCCATCGCGGCATCGCTGCCCGTGGTGGAGCGGGACAACTCCCAGAAGTGGAAGGTGATCCCCGTCCCGCGCGGCAACCGCTACGCCGCGATGGTCAACGTCGCGCGGGAGAACATCGGCTGCGACATGAGTTTCGAAGCCGAGAGCCTGCCCGCCGGCGTAACCATGAAGGCCCCGCTGGTTCATCGTTCGGTGAATGCCATGCCGGTCGTCTTTGAAGCCGCAGCGGATGCCCCCGTGGCTGGCAGCTTGCACCGCTTCAAGGTGAAGGCCGCGGGCGATGCGCCGCAGATCTCGGGTGGACTGGTGGACACGGTCCATCATGTGGAGATCAACAACCAGGGCCCCTACCACTCCGCTAGCAGCGATCGCGTGCCGGTGGCGGTGACCGATGAGGCGCCCTACAAGCTCGAGCTGGAGGCACCCGCGGTGCCGATCGTGAAGAACGGCTCCATGCATCTCAAGGTGAAGGCCCAGCGCAAGGAAGGCTACACCGAGGCCATCACGCTGCGCTTCATGTGGAATCCCCCCGGCATCGGCTCCCCGGCCACCATCACCATGAATGGCGACCAGAGCGAAGCGCTCTACGAGATCAATGCCAACGGCGATGCTCCTCCCGCCGAGTGGCAGGTCTGCGTGCTGGGCGAGGCCAATACGCCACAGGGCCCCGTGCTGGTTTCCACCTCGCTCGTTCCCCTGCGCGTGGCCGACCCCTACCTGGCGATGACTATGGACATGGCCGCCACCGAGCAGGGCAAGCCCACCACGATGATCTGCAAGGTGGAGTATCCCGGCAAGTTCGAGGGCAATGCCACGGCCGAATTGTTAGGCCTGCCGCATGGTGCCAAAACCGCGCCGGTGAACTTCCCGAACGGACAAGCCGAGGTTCACTTTCCGCTGGAAATCGCGGGCGACTCCACTGTCGGCAAGCACACCGCGCTCTTCTGTCGAGTGACCGTGCCGGAGAACGGAGCCACCATTCTCCATCAGGTCGGCCAAGGCGGCACCCTGCGCATCGACAAACCCGCCGAGAACGCGCCACCGCCGCCTCCCCAACCCGTGGCCCAAGCCGAGACCGCCCCCGCCGCTCCGGTGGAGAAGCCGCTCTCGCGACTGGAGCAACTGCGGCAGAAGAAGTAGAAAACTCCGGGTGCACCGAATCCCCTACGCCAAAGGCGTTTCGCACATGGGCAGCCCGTAGCCCCATGCTCGCTCCTGCCCCCATAGCGACACATCTCAGCCTTTGTAGATGTCCCCACGTGGTCCGAGCGCATCCACATAGAGCACATTGTCGATCTCGATCACGGTCAAAATCGCGCGGTAACTTCCCACTCTCAAACGCGACCATCCGGTTAAGTTGCCGCTCATCGGCTTGATGTCGGGATGATCCGCGATGTTTGCCAGCCCGGCCACTTCCCGCAGGGCATCACGCACTTGGATGGCACGCTCGCGAGGCATTCGACTCAAATACTTCGCAGCCCGGCGATGGAACACAATTGACCGCATTAGAGACCGAGCTCCTTCTCAAGCTCGTCCAAAGTGACGAAGTTCTCGCTCCGTCCTCCTTCCCGGTCCGCCTTGGCTTCACGGATCGACTCCTTTTCATCGGAACTCAAGTCGAGGCCATGACTCTCGACGAAGTCGACGAATTCCTCGTAAGGAATCACGACCTCGATCGGTTTGCCACTCCGGTCATACCGGACGCTCTTTTGCAGGAGGGCTTCCGCCGTCATGACTTGAAGGTAGCGGCTCCCCGATTTTTTGCGAGCCTTGGTTTCCGGTTGAACCCGGCTCTGCTTGAGTTCACCCGGAACAACCCTCCATCATCCACCGGATCACCCCTCCGCGTATATCGTTTTCATCGATACCTACATCGAGAAAACCGATGTTGGGAAATGATGGGAAGACCCGGTATGAGAGCCCGTGAACGCGACCGGACAGCCCGGTCTCTTCGCTCCCTTCCTACCCCTTCTTCCCATGGATACCCGCGCCTTCGAATGCTTCGGCTCCTCCCACGGCATCGCCCTTCTCTGCACGGTTCTGGCTGCCATCGGCATGATCCGCCTCAACCGTTCTTCCACTGTCACCGATCACCTCAAGCGCCTGGCGAACACCGCGCTCGCGGTGATCCTCGTCCTCGCTGTCGCCGCGGATCCCCTGCTCACTTGGCTCCGCTACCGCGATTCGGAGGACATCGCGCTCGCCGGACGACTCGTCCGCGAAACCGCCCTGCCCTTCTACCTCTGCGATGTCGTCTCCATCGTGCTGGCCATTGCCCTCGTCACCCGCCGCACCCGCTGGGTGGAGGTCGGCTATCTCTGGGGCATCGGGGGCACTGTCCAAGGCCTGCTCACCCCCACCCTCTACTTCGATTGGAACACCCCGGAGTACTATGCCTTCTTCCTGCAACACGGGGGCGTGCCGGTCGCCGCACTCGCCTTGGTTTTCGGCGCACGGATCACGCCGGAGCCCGGCACCTTCCGTCGCGTCGTACTCTGGAGTTGGGTCTATATGGGCGGCGTGATGCTGCTGAATGTCCTGCTGGGAGCGAACTACGGCTTCCTCAACGGCAAGCCCGCCGTCGGCACCATGTTCGACTACATGGGCCCTTATCCCTACTACCTCATCACTCTTCAAGCCGTCGCCTTCACCATCTACGGCCTCCTCCTGCTGCCCTTCTCCAAGAGCGGTCGGACCCAAGCACTCTCCGTCGCAGAAATCGACCCGGCGACCTGAGACCGTCAAGCACCTCCATCAAGCCCCATACGCCGAAGGCTCAGCGGACCAGAGCGATCCGAATCTCTGAAGCCCGCCGTCCACATCATCCACCGACAAAATCGGGACCCTGCGCGTTTCATCAACCGTGACGCCGTTGCCATCGATAAGCCTTCTCGGCATCACCTTCGCGCTAAACACCGCCTCGGAGGCATCGCTGAATCGCCCCGCCGCCGACATCAACGCGATCATCTCCTCGGTAAAAACCTACCGCATCAACTGTGGCGAACTCCCGCCCTCGGAACTCGGGCTCGGAGCCCTCGTAATCCGCCCGTCATCACTCGTCGGCAGACGTTGGGTCCAGATGGCTGACAAGATTCCGACCGACCCGTGGAACCGCCCCTACCGTTATGTGGCCGGTGATGGCTATCCGGGCGGATTCGGGGTTTACTCCTGCGGGAAAGATGGGCTCACCTCTACCCAAGGCAATGATTCGGACGACTGGAATTCCTGGAGTGATCCGGATGAGCGACCGGATACACCGGCCCAGCGACGTGTGAAGCTATCCCTTGCCGGAGGCGGTCTCGCGATGCTTTTCTTCTATCTGGGAGCAAGGGTTGCAGGCAAAAAAGAGCGAGGGCCAGAAGTAAGAGCATAGCCCATCTGCTGCAGGTGTTTTAGCCTCCCGGAATTTGAAAAGCGTTTCATGATTGCGTCGTATCTGCCCCATGCGTCTTGCCTTCTCCCTCGGACTCCGTGTCTCCACTGCCGGTCTGGCCCTCGTCGGCCCGGCCTTGGCTCAGGATACCGCGAGCTTCGATGCAGCCCGGAAGGTCTTGGAAACCAAGTGCGTGTCCTGCCACTGCCCGGAGAAAACCAAGGGCGACTTGCTGCTCACAAAGCGCGAAGAATTCCTCAAAGGCGGCGAATCCGGCCCGGCCATCCTCCTTGAGAAGGCCGCCGATTCCGAGTTGCTCAAACGGGTGAAGCTCGACGAGGACGACGATGAAATCATGCCCCCCAAGGGTGGCCCCCTGAAGCCGGAAGAAATCTCCGCGCTGGAAACCTGGATCGCCGCTGGAGCCCCATGGCCGGAGGGCATCGTCATGACCCCGCGCCCGAAGACCGCCCTGCCGGATTGGAATGCCGAGCCGGACCCCGCAATCGGCGCGATCGAAGCTTTCCCCAAGTCCGTCACCCTGGAGACCGCGGCTGACTTCCACAAGGTGCTGGTGATGGCCCGCTTCAATGACGCCGCCACCCAGGACATCACCCGTCAGGTCAAGGTCACCCTCGCCGATCCCAGCATCGCCAAGCTCGAAGGCACCGAGCTCAAGCCGCTCAAGGACGGTAGCACCGCCATGCTCTTCGAGTATCGCGGCCTGAAGACCGAGATCCCCGTGACGGTGAAGGACGCCGCCAAGCCGCGCCCCGTCTCCTTCCAGCTCGATGTGATGCCGGTGCTCACTTCCTCCGGCTGCAATACCGGCTCCTGTCACGGCTCCGCGCGCGGCAAGGATGGATTCCATCTCACCCTCTTCGGCTTCGATTCCCAAGGCGACCACTTCCGCCTCACCCGTGAGAACCCCGGCCGCCGCGTGAACCTCGCGCTGCCGGAGGAATCCCTGCTCGTCACCAAGGCGATCGGCTCCGTGCCACACACCGGTGGCAAGCTCTTCGAGAAAGACAGTGCTGCTTATAAGACGCTCGTGGATTGGATCCGCGATGGCGCGGAGTACGACAAGGGCGAGATCCCGCAGCCCACCAGCATTACCATCGAGCCGCCGCAGGTCGTTCTGAAGGGCGAGGGCTTGGAAACTCCTTACACGGTCAAGGCCACTTACTCGGATGGCACGGACCGCGATGTCACCACGCTCTCGACCTTCTCCACTTCGAATGACAACTCGGTCTCGGTGAACTCCCGCAGCGGGATGTCCGCCTCGAAGAACCGCGGCGAGGCCTTCCTGTTAGGCCGCTTCATGACCTTCACGGAAGTGGCGCAGTCGATCGTCATCCCGAAGAACCTCGACTACACCCGCCCCGAGCTGCCGGAGTTCAACTACATCGACAAGCTCGTCTACGACAAGTTGCACAAGCTGCGCATCATCCCCGCCCCGCTCTGCGATGACGAGACCTTCATCCGCCGCGTCTTCATCGACGTGGTCGGCAAGCTGCCGGAGCCTTCCGAGCGCGAACAATTCCTCGCCAGCACTGATCCGCAGAAGCGCGAGAAGCTCGTCGACGAGCTGATCTCGCGAAAGGAATTCTCTGAGATGTGGGTCATGAAGTGGGCGGAGCTCCTGCAGATCCGCACCTTCAACAACGGCCCACAGCAGGTCTCCTACAAAGCGGCACTGGGCTACTACAACTGGCTGCGCGACCGCATCACCGCGAACGTGCCCTTCAACAAGGTGGTGGAGGAGATCCTCTCCTCCGAGGGCGGCACCTTCTCCAGCCCGCCGACGAACTTCTTCCAGATCGAGCAGGACACCCTGAAGCTCACGGAGAACGTCGCGCAGGTCTTCATGGGCACCCGCATCCAGTGTGCGCAGTGCCACAACCATCCCTTCGACCGCTGGACAATGGATGACTACTACGGCTTCGCCTCCTTCTTTGCGCAGGTGAAGCGGAAGCCGGCGGAAGACCCGCGCGAGCGCGTCGTCTTCGATGGCGGCGGCGAGGTGCCCCACCTCGTGACCAAGCAACCGGTGAAACCCCGCTTCCTCGGAGCGAAGACTCCGGACGACTTCGGCAAGAAGTCACGACGTGAAGCGGTGGCCGAGTGGCTCGCCTCCACGGATAACCCCTGGTTCGCGAAGAACGTCTCGAACGTCGTCTGGTCCCACTTCTTCGGGGTCGGCATCACCGATCCCGTGGACGACGTGCGGATCTCCAACCCGCCGGCGAATCCCGAGCTGCTCAACGCGCTCTCCGGCAAGTTCGTGGAATACAACTACGACGTCCGCAAGCTGGTCCGCGACATCTGCACCAGCCGGACCTACCAACTCTCCAGCGCGGTGAACGAGACCAACGAAACGGACACCCGCAACTTCTCCCGCGCCCTCGTCCGCCGGGTCCGCGCGGAGGTGCTGCTGGACTGCATCTCGCAGGCCACACAGACCCCGAACAAGTTCAAGGGCCTGCCGCTCGGCTCCCGCGCCGTGCAGATCGCGGATGGCAATACCTCCACCTATTTCCTCACCACCTTCGGCCGCGCCACCCGCGCCACCGTCTGCTCCTGTGAAGTGAAGATGGAGCCGAATCTCTCCCAGGCCCTCCACCTCCTCAATGGCGACGCCACCCACAACCGCATCCAGCAGGGCAAGGTGGTGGAGTCGATGATGGAGCAGAAGAAGACTCCGGAGGAAATCATCCGCCATCTCTACCTGAAGACCGTGAACCGCGAACCTACCGCGGAGGAGAACGGCAAGCTGATGGCGGCCGTGAACGAGGGCAAGGACGACAAGGAAAAGCAGCAGATCCTGATGGATGTCTTTTGGGCCCTGCTGAACTCGAAGGAGTTTATCTTCAATCACTGAGACGAGTTAGAGGACAGTTCCGGGAATCGCCCCCATACATCCCACGACAACGAAATCTCAGGATTGTTCAAAAATTTATTCTTTGGGATTGTCTACCTACGCGATCGCGTGTAGACCGGTGTCCATGCTGTCCCACCCAGCCCAGCCCGAGGATCCCGCTGTCGCCGCGGAGACCTTGGTTGAACCCGCGATGCGGGAAAATCGCCGGCGGCATCTTACCGTGGAAGAAGTCCTGTCCCAATTCGACGGGGAGTTCTTCCGCAACTGGTTCATCGACGGCCCCAAGCTGTTGTTGAAGGGCAAGTTCAGCCGCCGCGCGGCCTTCTTCCTGACGATCGGCGCCCTGCCGGCGTTGATGGGAGTAGCCTATATCCTTCTGCCCGACGTCCTTTTCCCGACGCCGCAGCACAACGCCTTCTTCCATTTCGCGAAGGTGGTGAGCAGCGATGTCGCGTCCTTAATTCCAATCGGGATCGGACTCATCGCCACGGTTTTCAGCTTCAGGTTACCGTTGGGTTCTTGAGCAAAGTTTGAGTGTGTATTAGACGCCTGAAGAAAGCCCGGCACCGCCCAGTGCCGGGCTTTCGTTTTCCCGGAAGAGGCCTTTCCCGGGCACGCATTTTTTCAGCAAGAATCGATACGATGCGTTTCGTATTCGTTTCGGTTTGGTGAAATCCTCTTACACCCTTACGACCCGCCTCTCGCTCGCGGCCCTCCTCCTCGGCCCCCTCCCGGCTGCCGAGAAGGTGACTTTCGACGACCACGTGCTGCCGGTCTTCCAGCAGAGCTGCCTGAACTGCCATAACCCGGACAAGGCGAAGGGCGGTCTCGACCTCTCCACCTTCTCCGGCACGATGAAGGGCGGCTCCGGCGGCAAGATCGCGGAGCCCGGGGATACCGGCTCGAAGCTGATCGCCGTCGTCATGCACAGCGCCGAGCCCAAGATGCCGCCGGAAGGCGAGAAGCTGGGCGGCGCGCAGATCGAGATCCTGAAGGCGTGGATCGAGGGCGGCCTGCTGGAGAATAAGAGCTCTTCCGCCCGCAAGCCGACCAAGCCGAAGTTCGACACCACCATCGCCTCCGCCGCCGATCAGAAGCCGGACGGCCCGCCGCCAATGCCGCAGGACGTGCTCTTGGAGCCGCCCGTGCTCGCTCATCGCGCCTCCTCCGTGAACGCGATGGCCAGCTCGCCTTGGGCCCCGCTCCTCGCCATCACCGGCCAAAAGCAGGTGCTGCTCTTCGATACGAATAGCCTCGAACTCACCGGCATCCTCCCCTTCCCCGAAGGCGACCCCACCTCGCTCGCCTTCACGCCGAATGCCCGCTACCTCATCGTCGGCGGCGGCGTGCCCGGCAAGTCCGGCGTCACCGTGACCTTCGATGTCGTCACCGGCGAGCGCATGCTCGTGGCAGGCAATGAATTCGACAGCGTACTCGCCACCGACCTGAAGCCCGACCTCTCGATGGTCGCGACCGGCTCCCCTTCCCGGCTGATCAAGATCTGGAAAGCGGAGGACGGCTCGCAGCTCCACTCGATCAAGAAGCATACCGAGTGGGTCACCGCGCTCGACTTCTCGCCGGATGGCATCCTCCTCGCCACCGGCGATCGCAATGGCGGCGTGTGGGTCTGGGAGGCGGATAGCGCGAATGAATTCCACACCCTCCGCGCCCACCAGGCCGCCATCACCGCCACCTCTTTCCGCGCGGATTCGAACCTCCTCGCCAGCGCCTCGGAAGACGGCACCGTCCGCTTCTGGGAGATGAATGGCGGCAGCGAGGTCAAGAAGCTCGATGCCCACCCCGGCGGCGTGCTCGCCTTCGCTTGGGCGCGGGATGGCTCTTTCATCACCTCCGGTCGCGACAAGGTGGTGAAGCTCTGGAAACCCGACTTCAATCTGGCCCGCGAATACAAGGACCAGCCCGATCTGCCGGTCGCCGTCGCCATCGACTACGAGGGCAAGCGCGCCTTCGCCGCGGACTACCGCGGGCAGATCAGTGTATGGGACATCGCCAGCGGCAATCCCGCCGGAGCCTTCGATGCGAACCCTCCTTCCATCGAAGGCCGTCTCGCGAGCCTGCGCGAGCAGATCAAGAATCACCCGCAAGCCCTCGCCACCACCGAGGCCGCGTCTAACAGCGCGAAGCAAAAGCTCGACGAAGCCCGCAAGCGCCTGACCGATACCGAGGCCGCCGTGCAGCAGTCGAAAGACGCGCAGGCGAATGCGAACAAGCTCAAGCAAGAGTCCGAGCAAAAGCTGGCCCAAACCAAGGAGCAGCTCCCCGGCAAGCAGGAGCAGGCGAATCAAGCCCGCGCCAAGCTCGATGGAGTGAGCAAGGAAGCGGAGGCCAAGCGCGTCCTCATCGCCTCCGTTGAGCAAAAGATCGCCACCGCCGATCAGGAGCATCAAGCCGCCGCCGCCGAACTGAAGCGACTCGAAGACGAGCTCGCCAAGGCAAAGGCCGAGAACCGGGCGGATGCGATCGGCGGGCTTGAAGCCGGCGTGAGTGCCCAGCGCCCGAAGGCGGAAGCCGCCGCCGCGAACCTGGAGGGCGCACGCTCCGAGAAAGGCCGCGAGGAAGGCGCCATCGCCGAGATCGAAGGCCGCAAGAAAGCCGCCGCGGATGAACTCACGAAGCTCGATGGCGAAGCCGCTGCTCTCGCCAAGAAAGTGGAGACCCTGCCCGCCACCATCGCGAATGCCGCAAAGAGCGCCACCGATGCCGAAGCCGCCATCAAGCAAAACGAGGCCGCCATCCAACCGGCCCGCGATGCCATCCCTCCCGTCGAGAAAGCCGCGAACGATGCCGCCGCCCAAACCGAGCAGACCAAGCAACAGCTCGCATGGCTCCAAGGCCGCGAGGTCCACTGGGCCGCCGCCCAAGTCAATGCCCAGGCCATCAAGGTAAAGGCGGAGGCCGACAAGCTCGGCGCCGAAGCCGAAGGCTTGAGCGCGGATCTCGAGGCTCTAACAAAAGCCGCCGCGGAACAAAGCGCCGGCCTCGAAGCCGCCAAGCAGGAAACCGCCGCGGCCGAGAAGAAGCTCGCCGAACTCGCCCTCGTCCAGCCCCCCGCCGATCCGAAGGCGCTCGAAGAAGCGGGCAAGGCCGTCGCAGCCGCCAAGGCCAAGATCGCCGACTTCGACAAGAAGCTCGCCGCCACCAACGCCGAACTCCCCGAAGCCAAGACCAAGGCCGAGCAAAGCCAGCAAGCCGCCCAGCCCGTCAAAGCCCAGGCCGAAGAGCTCAAGGCCAAATACGTCGGCATGAAGGCACCGAAGCCCTAAGTGCGCAGCCACTCAGGACCAGAAGCGGCGGAGCCCTTGGACTGCGCGCAGCCTTCTGCCGCTTTCGCGAACGCAGCCTGCTGCGGAGCACGGGTGGATGCCCTCCCGCCCCCCCGAATCGCAGCAAAAAGCCCCAACTCCCGAAGGGATCAGGCAAGCCGCCAACAATACCGACCGGCTCAAAGTAAGGATTGGCTCCCATTCGCGTCCATTGGCGTCCATTCGCGGTTCCCAAAATCCAAGTGTCGTTTGCCCCGGGCCCTTCCCCCCTCCCCACTTCCTACTTGGCACGCCGCATTCCCTGCCTACAGTGGCCCGACACGACAGGAGAGTTCCCCGTTCGCGGAACTGAGATCGGCCGGCGCGCGGCCCCAATCCTCCGAACCTGAAGCGGATCGCACCGCCCTAGGAAGCTCGTCCCAAACCCGAACTTTTCCTTCAAGGCCGCGCGTTCCCGTGCGGCCTTTTTCTTTCTTCTCTTCCTTCAAACTTCCACCTGAACACTAGCAAACTTTCCCCATGATCGCTCCCGAAGAATCGACCGGTGCCTCGAACCACGACGAATCCCGCGCGCCCCTGCCCGCCTCCACCCGCGTCTACGTGGAAGGCCAGCTCCACGCCGGCGTCCGCGTCCCCATGCGCGAGATCGCGCTGAACGACACCAAGACCTTCAACGGCCGCATCGAGAAGAACGAGCCCGTCCGCGTCTACGATTGCTCCGGCCCCTGGGGCGATCCCGCCTTCACCGGCACCTCGGATGAAGGCCTGCCTCCCCTCCGCCGCGAGTGGATCCTCGCCCGCCAGGACGTGCAGGAATACGAGGGCCGCAAGGTCCAGCCGCAGGACAATGGCTACCTCACCGAGAAGCACGTCGAGTTCGCCTCCAAGTCGGAGCGCGCCAACAAGTTCGTCGAGTTCCCCGGCCTCACCTCGGAGCGCCGCCGCCCGCTCCGCGCCACCGGCAAGCCCGTCACGCAGAAGTGGTATGCCGACCAAGGCATCATCACCCCGGAGATGGAGTTCATCGCCATCCGCGAGAACATGCGCCGCGCCAAGATCGCGGACATGAAGGAGGACATCGTCCGCAATCACCTCGACAAGCAGCACGCCGGCAGCACCCAGCTCCCCGCCAGCCCCTACACCCCTTCCATCTTCTCCCGCTTCCCGCAGCGCATCCCCGCGGAGATCACGCCGGAGTTCGTGCGGAGCGAAGTCGCCGCCGGTCGCGCGATCATCCCGCTCAATGTGAACCACCCGGAGTGCGAGCCGATGATCATCGGCCGCAACTTCCTCGTGAAGATCAATGCGAACATCGGCAACTCCGCCGTCGCCTCCTCCATCGAGGAAGAAGTCGAGAAGATGCGCTGGGCCACCAAGTGGGGCGCCGACACCGTGATGGACCTCTCCACCGGCAAGAACATCCACGCCACCCGCGAGTGGATCCTGCGCAATTCGCCCGTGCCCATCGGCACCGTGCCGATCTATCAGGCGCTGGAGAAGGTGAACGGCAAGGCCGAGGACCTCACCTGGGAACTCTACCGCGATACCCTCATCGAGCAGGCCGAGCAAGGCGTGGACTACTTCACCATCCACGCCGGCGTGCTGCTGCGCTTCGTGCCGATGACCGCCAGCCGCATGACCGGCATCGTCTCCCGCGGCGGCTCCATCATGGCGAAGTGGTGCCTCGCCCATCACAAGGAGAACTTCCTCTACACCCACTGGGACGAGATCTGCGACATCTGCGCCGCCTACGACGTCTCCTTCTCCATCGGCGATGGCCTCCGCCCCGGCTCCATCGCGGATGCGAATGACAAGGCCCAGTTCGGCGAACTGGAAGTCCAGGGCGAGCTCACCAAGCGCGCTTGGGCGAAGGGTTGCCAGGTCATGAACGAAGGCCCCGGCCACGTCCCCATGCACATGATCGAGGAGAACATGGCCAAGCAGCTCGAGTGGTGCCACGAGGCTCCCTTCTACACCCTCGGGCCATTGACCACCGACATCGCGCCCGGCTACGACCACATCACCAGCGGCATCGGTGCCGCCATGATCGGCTGGTACGGCTGCGCCATGCTCTGCTACGTCACGCCGAAGGAACACCTCGGCCTGCCGAACAAGAAGGACGTGAAGGACGGCGTCATCACCTACAAGCTCGCCGCCCACGCCGCGGACATCGCCAAGGGCCACCCCGGTGCCCAGTACCGCGACAACGCCCTCAGCAAGGCCCGCTTCGAATTCCGCTGGGAAGACCAGTTCAACCTCGGCCTCGACCCCGTCACCGCCCGCGAATTCCACGACGAAACCCTCCCACAGGACGGTGCCAAAACCGCCCACTTCTGCTCCATGTGCGGCCCCCACTTCTGCTCCATGAAGATTACCGAAGACGTGCGGAAATATGCCGCGGAACAGGGCATCTCCGAAGAAGCCGCCTTGGAAAAAGGCATGGCCGACAAGAGTCAGGAGTTCGTCGAAAAAGGCGCGGAGGTTTACACACCGGCCTAAGTTCGCCATAACTGCGTCTGCGCATGACCGCAGACCGGGACACCTTGAAGAAATTAAGCGCTCTCTGCGGCAAGCTGAAGAGCGCTTGGTCCTTGCAGGTCGGATTCGGCACCCGGTTGAATGGACTCCTTCCGGAGATCATCGCTCTACCTTCCGGCCAAATTGATGCCTGCTTCGAGCGCGCGGCAAAGGGAGATCCCCTTCGTCGCGCCTGTCTCGTCCCCATCGCCTGCGAGCACCTTTACCATCCCTCCCTCCACCATCGGATCGTAGCTTGGTTAGAGGACGACGCCCTGCCCTTCCGGGAAAATGTTCTGGAGGCTATTGGCAGATTTCGTCTCCGGGAATTCGCTCCCCACATCACTCGCTTCTTCAACCCGGAACAACAGAGCTCGGAGAGGAAAAGCGCGGAGGCCTCGATGAACCGCTCCAGGGCGATCCATTCCGCCTCGCTCCTCAAGGCCCCTGAGAATCTGGAACCCTTGCGTTCCCTCATTCAAACTCCTGCCGCAAATTGGGATGAGTTGGTGATACGTTGCCTGATGAACTTCCCCGCCTTCGACGCCAAGCCGACGCTCCAAACCTGGTTTCGCAACGCGGAAGTCATCGACGAAATCGACATCTGTGAACGTCGTGTCGCGGGATCGATTTCCGACTTAGAAGAGATGTTACTGAGTTCACGGGCGAGCCAGATCTGGCAACTCGCCGAATGGTATGGCGTGCATGAGCGACAGGAAGTGATTGAATTCCTCGTTCAACACCTCGACTTCGACCAGATTTCGTTCTCCTCCCCCGGCTTCTCCCGAACCATCGTCTGCCGGGGGCGCACC contains:
- a CDS encoding type II toxin-antitoxin system RelE family toxin — its product is MRSIVFHRRAAKYLSRMPRERAIQVRDALREVAGLANIADHPDIKPMSGNLTGWSRLRVGSYRAILTVIEIDNVLYVDALGPRGDIYKG
- a CDS encoding TIGR02206 family membrane protein; this translates as MDTRAFECFGSSHGIALLCTVLAAIGMIRLNRSSTVTDHLKRLANTALAVILVLAVAADPLLTWLRYRDSEDIALAGRLVRETALPFYLCDVVSIVLAIALVTRRTRWVEVGYLWGIGGTVQGLLTPTLYFDWNTPEYYAFFLQHGGVPVAALALVFGARITPEPGTFRRVVLWSWVYMGGVMLLNVLLGANYGFLNGKPAVGTMFDYMGPYPYYLITLQAVAFTIYGLLLLPFSKSGRTQALSVAEIDPAT
- a CDS encoding type II secretion system protein GspG, giving the protein MPSISLLGITFALNTASEASLNRPAADINAIISSVKTYRINCGELPPSELGLGALVIRPSSLVGRRWVQMADKIPTDPWNRPYRYVAGDGYPGGFGVYSCGKDGLTSTQGNDSDDWNSWSDPDERPDTPAQRRVKLSLAGGGLAMLFFYLGARVAGKKERGPEVRA
- a CDS encoding PSD1 and planctomycete cytochrome C domain-containing protein, with translation MRLAFSLGLRVSTAGLALVGPALAQDTASFDAARKVLETKCVSCHCPEKTKGDLLLTKREEFLKGGESGPAILLEKAADSELLKRVKLDEDDDEIMPPKGGPLKPEEISALETWIAAGAPWPEGIVMTPRPKTALPDWNAEPDPAIGAIEAFPKSVTLETAADFHKVLVMARFNDAATQDITRQVKVTLADPSIAKLEGTELKPLKDGSTAMLFEYRGLKTEIPVTVKDAAKPRPVSFQLDVMPVLTSSGCNTGSCHGSARGKDGFHLTLFGFDSQGDHFRLTRENPGRRVNLALPEESLLVTKAIGSVPHTGGKLFEKDSAAYKTLVDWIRDGAEYDKGEIPQPTSITIEPPQVVLKGEGLETPYTVKATYSDGTDRDVTTLSTFSTSNDNSVSVNSRSGMSASKNRGEAFLLGRFMTFTEVAQSIVIPKNLDYTRPELPEFNYIDKLVYDKLHKLRIIPAPLCDDETFIRRVFIDVVGKLPEPSEREQFLASTDPQKREKLVDELISRKEFSEMWVMKWAELLQIRTFNNGPQQVSYKAALGYYNWLRDRITANVPFNKVVEEILSSEGGTFSSPPTNFFQIEQDTLKLTENVAQVFMGTRIQCAQCHNHPFDRWTMDDYYGFASFFAQVKRKPAEDPRERVVFDGGGEVPHLVTKQPVKPRFLGAKTPDDFGKKSRREAVAEWLASTDNPWFAKNVSNVVWSHFFGVGITDPVDDVRISNPPANPELLNALSGKFVEYNYDVRKLVRDICTSRTYQLSSAVNETNETDTRNFSRALVRRVRAEVLLDCISQATQTPNKFKGLPLGSRAVQIADGNTSTYFLTTFGRATRATVCSCEVKMEPNLSQALHLLNGDATHNRIQQGKVVESMMEQKKTPEEIIRHLYLKTVNREPTAEENGKLMAAVNEGKDDKEKQQILMDVFWALLNSKEFIFNH
- a CDS encoding c-type cytochrome domain-containing protein; translated protein: MKSSYTLTTRLSLAALLLGPLPAAEKVTFDDHVLPVFQQSCLNCHNPDKAKGGLDLSTFSGTMKGGSGGKIAEPGDTGSKLIAVVMHSAEPKMPPEGEKLGGAQIEILKAWIEGGLLENKSSSARKPTKPKFDTTIASAADQKPDGPPPMPQDVLLEPPVLAHRASSVNAMASSPWAPLLAITGQKQVLLFDTNSLELTGILPFPEGDPTSLAFTPNARYLIVGGGVPGKSGVTVTFDVVTGERMLVAGNEFDSVLATDLKPDLSMVATGSPSRLIKIWKAEDGSQLHSIKKHTEWVTALDFSPDGILLATGDRNGGVWVWEADSANEFHTLRAHQAAITATSFRADSNLLASASEDGTVRFWEMNGGSEVKKLDAHPGGVLAFAWARDGSFITSGRDKVVKLWKPDFNLAREYKDQPDLPVAVAIDYEGKRAFAADYRGQISVWDIASGNPAGAFDANPPSIEGRLASLREQIKNHPQALATTEAASNSAKQKLDEARKRLTDTEAAVQQSKDAQANANKLKQESEQKLAQTKEQLPGKQEQANQARAKLDGVSKEAEAKRVLIASVEQKIATADQEHQAAAAELKRLEDELAKAKAENRADAIGGLEAGVSAQRPKAEAAAANLEGARSEKGREEGAIAEIEGRKKAAADELTKLDGEAAALAKKVETLPATIANAAKSATDAEAAIKQNEAAIQPARDAIPPVEKAANDAAAQTEQTKQQLAWLQGREVHWAAAQVNAQAIKVKAEADKLGAEAEGLSADLEALTKAAAEQSAGLEAAKQETAAAEKKLAELALVQPPADPKALEEAGKAVAAAKAKIADFDKKLAATNAELPEAKTKAEQSQQAAQPVKAQAEELKAKYVGMKAPKP